Genomic DNA from Oligoflexia bacterium:
AGACCCTATCGGATCTATACAAATGGCTTTAAGGTGTGGAATCTTTTCTTTTAAATATTTTGCAGTTCCACATAATGTCCCCCCTGTTCCGCTTGCAACAACCAAGTAATCAAGTTCCCCTCCTAGTTGCTGATAAATTTCTGGTCCAGTACTCAAAACATGGGTCTTTGGGTTGGATGGATTATGATACTGATTAACATAAAATGAGTTTTCAGTTTCTTCTGCCAGTTTTTTTGCTACAGAATAGTAACTTCTAGGATCATCTGGCTCAACAGCCGTTGGAGTAACTACAACTTTACAGCCCATGGCTTCTAAAATTTTTATTTTTTCGCTAGACACTTTATCAGGCATAACACAAATACATTTAAAGCCCATAACACACGCCACCATTGCTAGCCCCATACCTGTGTTACCTGAAGTGCACTCTATAATTGTTCCACCTTTTTTTAATCTTCCATTTGCAAGAGCATCTTCAACCATTTGCTTGGCAATTCTATCTTTGATTGAACTACCTGGATTAAAAAATTCAACTTTTACTAAGAGCTCGTGTTGAAAGTTTTGACCAATCTTATTTAAGCGAACAATTGGTGTGTTCCCTATACATTCTAAAATATTATTTTGAATCATACTTTCTCCTTCTCGCTATACAGTTATTCTTTAATGTTAATAGTTGAATATACTTGTTCAGAAAAAACATTAGGTTTAAATCCTAGAAGCTTGTTACTCATGACACGCCCTGTAACTATATGAAAAATTGGAACCAATTCAACACTATCTAGAAGGACTCCTTCAGCTTGTCTAATACCTTGAAGCACTTGACTCCAATAAGCATGTTCAAAGGCTTTGTTTAAAGTTTTTTCAAAACCAATGTGGTAAAAACTACCTGCACTTGCTCTACTTGGCAAGAAGGCTTCTAAGATACCAAATGCATTGTCTGGTAATGCTCCAACAGTATCCAAAGCCATATCAAAGTCACCTTTAACAATTTTTTGATCAAATTCACTTTGCTTCTCGGCTTTTAATATAACTCGCTTAAAAGGCAATGCATTTAAGAAAAGTTGTTGCATAGCCAAAGCAATTTTTTCATTGCGGGGGGTATCAACATATATAAACTGTAGCTCTCCCAATTGTTTGCAATTATTTCGACCTTGCTCAACACAGTACCCTAAACTTTCTAGCTCTTCCATTGCACGTGTTTTTGAGTATGAGAACCCTGAAGGTGGTTGGTAGCCTAAAACATTTTTTGGCATCATTGAGTAAGCTGCTTGATAACTATTGAAATGCAAAGACTGTTTAATAAAATCTCTGTTAATTGACATTGCTATTGCTCTACGTATAGCCACATCTTTTAATATTTCTTGTTTATTATTTAGCCTTAAGAACATGGTTAATAAATCTGGTTCATAAACATATTTATATCCCTGTTGTACAAAACTCATTTTATATTCATCAAAATCAATTGAAAACCCTCTATGCCCCAACAAATGAACTTGCTGAGGTCCAGTCTTTTCTATTTGCTCCAAGTTTTTATTATAAAAAACACTAATCTCATCTACTTCTATTTTACTTGCCCAACGATGATAAGGGTTTTTACGCAACAAAATAACTTGTTCATTCTTCCTCACCGGAACAAACATGCCACTCCCTACCCATGAAGAAAAATCTTGTTGATCTTGCAATGAACCCATCGTGTTTATTTTTCTTAAAGGACTGGTCCATGGACGCGCAAACAGCATGACTGTTCTTAAATCAAAATGTTCAAATTCAATTTTAAAAATCTTTTTACCTAAAGATTTTACTCCCAGTTCATTGGGCGACAGAATTTCTCCTTCTATTAACTTTTGTGCACCTTTGATATGAATCAACTTTGCAATATGAGGACTTTTATTATTTTTATTTAATATATAGCTGATGGCATAAACATAATCGTCTGCTGTAATTTCTTGTCCATTTGACCATTTTAAATTTGATCTTAGTTTAAATGTAATACTTTTTTCATCAAAATTCTGCCTGTAACTCTCAGCTGCCAATGGAACAATTTTTCCCGTCTCCGGAACAACATACAATAAAGGCTCATGAATTTGTAAACCTAATATTGTCTCTGTATAACTATTTAATTGACTTGGATGCAATGTGCTTAAATTGCTTTGCGTAACAACTCTAAATACTTTTTTAGCCGGTTCTCTTCGACCAACATTTACAAATTGAGATGTACATGACCATAAACCAATAAGACTTAGGCCAAGTCCAAAACGAAGCCAGTGTGATACTAATTGTTTGATATGCATGTTAAAAGTTCCTTTTTTGCTTGTTTTAGTTGCGCTATATCTTGTTGTAAAATTGCTACCAAAAAAGAATAGTGTGCTGAGCTTGCGGTATTAAGTAAATTCAGATCTTTAATCAGTAAGCCTTGCCAAAAAAAATCAGTTTCTTTTCCCAAAAAAGTTTGTGGAAGGTCTATAGAGGTCCTAAATAAAAATTCAATACCTTCATAAGGACATGGTTGTATAATGATTTTAATGTAATTGGACTGTTCTAAACCTTTTAATTTCTCTGTAAGCGCTGATATGTTTACTTCTTGGCAGAAAACAACAACACTGACTGCCTGCTCTTTGCTTTTATATTCATTTATAAGTTGTTCTAAGGTCATATTTTGCCTCTTAAAACCCCAATGGCACTATGATCTAAATCAAATATTTTATTTGCACATTCATTGATTTGGCCGATATTTACTTTTTTTAATTTTTGTTCATATTCAAATAGATTTTCTATTTGTTCACCATTGACCGCAGACTCTGCCATTAAATAAGCCAAACTACTGGCAGCTTGCATGTCAACAGCATGCTGACAAGCAGCACATTCAATGGCTTCATACAATTCCTGCTGAGGTATCACTTGATCTTTAAGTCTTTCAAACTCTACCAAAACTCTATTCTTAACTTCTTCTTCATGCTTTAGATTGGTTTTAGCATATACAAAAAATGCTCCTGCCTTTAGTAAAGCAATATTGTAGGCCATACTCTGATAAACTAAAGCACGTTTATCACGCAGTTCATTAAACAGTCTTCCACCTAAACCTGACAAAACATGCGCTAAACAGTCTAAAATAATTTTATCGCTATCATCAAATTTAACTCCTTTAAAACCAAAAACAAAGCCTACTTGCGATCCTTTTGTTAAAGCAATATTTTCTATTGGGCTGCGTGGCGGCATAAATGACAACACACCTTTTTTTTCTATTCGCTTATTTTCAGTCTCTAAATTAAATTGAGATAAAACCATTTCTTGCACTTGCGCATACGAAGCTGGACCAACATAGGACACTACCATATTAGATAAACAAAAATGCTCCTGATGCCAGGCTAAAATGTTTTCTGCATTAAGATTCATAATTGAGTTAACATGCCCATACCTTGGCCATGCATAAGGATGCATACCCATTAAAGCTTGATAAAAAAGCTCAACCGGTCTAAAAAATAAATTCTTATCAATTGCAGATAACTGATTAAAGATTTTGTTTTTTTCTTGCTCTAATAAATTTGCATTCACATAAGGTTCCATAATCATATCTGAAATTATTCTTAGGCCTTGCTGTAAGTTGATTTGTGGTAAAGTCATTGCATAACCAAAATGATCTGCAGACGCATCATAACTTAATTGAATTCCCTTAGACTCAAGGTTATCCTTAAACTCAAGTTGACTTTGATGCATGGTGGCTTGCGCCAATAATCCTAAACATGCGTTGGTGTAACCGCTACTGGTAAAGGTTTCTTCTAAGCGTCCCCCCCGAAAACGAATACTTAAATTTGCCATTTGGGTCTTAGGTTTTTGGCAATAAACCAGCTGTGCTCCACAAGCAAAACTTTGTTGTCTAAACCTATTTTCTTCCCTTGCTTGTGTATTTAAATCACTAGCAAAGACTTTTTCCGGTACCTCAGGCAAAATCTGTTGAGTTTGCTTATTGCTGTAGTTTTCTAAGTAGTTTTCAATTCTTTTATACAACGAAGCCATCTTTTGCTCAGCTTCATGCGTGTGTCCCATATTTTTAGGCACCAATTCTAAAATTTTAACTTGCTGTATATTTAAAAAATCACGGATAAATGTTTGAATATTTTTCAAATCAATATTTTTAAGTGTTTGTAAATAAACTGAATCATCATGATCAAGCGATAACTGTTGTAAACAGTGATGCATATAGCACTGTTTGTATGTGGCATTGACTAAGCTTAAGTCTTGAGAAAAATAATTGCTGTACAAAATATTTTTTGCTTTTTGTAAGTCACTTTGCGCAAAAGCATAACTTTGTTCAATATCTTTTGCAAATGCATACAAGCTGCACAGTAACGTTTCTTGAGTTTGTGCTAAATCCTTAGTTTCACATTCTGCTTCAAGTAAAAATACACTTTTTTGATTAAAGTGTAACACTGTGCTTCCAGCATGATGCCCTAAACTTTTTGATAAAACACTGCTTTTGCCTTTACCT
This window encodes:
- a CDS encoding cysteine synthase family protein yields the protein MIQNNILECIGNTPIVRLNKIGQNFQHELLVKVEFFNPGSSIKDRIAKQMVEDALANGRLKKGGTIIECTSGNTGMGLAMVACVMGFKCICVMPDKVSSEKIKILEAMGCKVVVTPTAVEPDDPRSYYSVAKKLAEETENSFYVNQYHNPSNPKTHVLSTGPEIYQQLGGELDYLVVASGTGGTLCGTAKYLKEKIPHLKAICIDPIGSIYYDYFQTGEIPKIVTSYKVEGFGEDFMPGTIDFDLIDDVIQVSDKECFDMARELAAKEGIFAGGSCGGAIAGGLKVAEKTEGKKRILMILPDSGSRYISKFYDNDWLKENGYL
- a CDS encoding ABC transporter substrate-binding protein → MHIKQLVSHWLRFGLGLSLIGLWSCTSQFVNVGRREPAKKVFRVVTQSNLSTLHPSQLNSYTETILGLQIHEPLLYVVPETGKIVPLAAESYRQNFDEKSITFKLRSNLKWSNGQEITADDYVYAISYILNKNNKSPHIAKLIHIKGAQKLIEGEILSPNELGVKSLGKKIFKIEFEHFDLRTVMLFARPWTSPLRKINTMGSLQDQQDFSSWVGSGMFVPVRKNEQVILLRKNPYHRWASKIEVDEISVFYNKNLEQIEKTGPQQVHLLGHRGFSIDFDEYKMSFVQQGYKYVYEPDLLTMFLRLNNKQEILKDVAIRRAIAMSINRDFIKQSLHFNSYQAAYSMMPKNVLGYQPPSGFSYSKTRAMEELESLGYCVEQGRNNCKQLGELQFIYVDTPRNEKIALAMQQLFLNALPFKRVILKAEKQSEFDQKIVKGDFDMALDTVGALPDNAFGILEAFLPSRASAGSFYHIGFEKTLNKAFEHAYWSQVLQGIRQAEGVLLDSVELVPIFHIVTGRVMSNKLLGFKPNVFSEQVYSTINIKE
- a CDS encoding pitrilysin family protein, giving the protein MKQAQVYKLSNGLNVLLCPRQDEELVCSMLWVNAGYEHESKDILGISHMLEHLYYRKKIIDESGEKQSLLQCMRRHGAVHNAVTAQDHTHFYAVSTQKNFLPVVSAQLQAILSNHYDNEELQIEKAVIFEELKKKLFDPHIQAREALLAMIFTDNDGLKQRSLQDKTIDLELQAVQQFHNRHYQAHNMTLCVHGGFDPEQTINYLEQCLVNFSDIQNKNNTDLEKSKPKKQKTSNKHLKYRRILSDQSQTYCKLGFEFPLNLNNMLVSDLLAIVLGKGKSSVLSKSLGHHAGSTVLHFNQKSVFLLEAECETKDLAQTQETLLCSLYAFAKDIEQSYAFAQSDLQKAKNILYSNYFSQDLSLVNATYKQCYMHHCLQQLSLDHDDSVYLQTLKNIDLKNIQTFIRDFLNIQQVKILELVPKNMGHTHEAEQKMASLYKRIENYLENYSNKQTQQILPEVPEKVFASDLNTQAREENRFRQQSFACGAQLVYCQKPKTQMANLSIRFRGGRLEETFTSSGYTNACLGLLAQATMHQSQLEFKDNLESKGIQLSYDASADHFGYAMTLPQINLQQGLRIISDMIMEPYVNANLLEQEKNKIFNQLSAIDKNLFFRPVELFYQALMGMHPYAWPRYGHVNSIMNLNAENILAWHQEHFCLSNMVVSYVGPASYAQVQEMVLSQFNLETENKRIEKKGVLSFMPPRSPIENIALTKGSQVGFVFGFKGVKFDDSDKIILDCLAHVLSGLGGRLFNELRDKRALVYQSMAYNIALLKAGAFFVYAKTNLKHEEEVKNRVLVEFERLKDQVIPQQELYEAIECAACQHAVDMQAASSLAYLMAESAVNGEQIENLFEYEQKLKKVNIGQINECANKIFDLDHSAIGVLRGKI